Proteins encoded in a region of the Polyodon spathula isolate WHYD16114869_AA chromosome 9, ASM1765450v1, whole genome shotgun sequence genome:
- the LOC121321111 gene encoding LOW QUALITY PROTEIN: protein downstream neighbor of son homolog (The sequence of the model RefSeq protein was modified relative to this genomic sequence to represent the inferred CDS: substituted 1 base at 1 genomic stop codon), which translates to MGTHANPSDTEDEGRLTSAESRAGGVKRRNPFANIDNTYTSPRKKTTSECVSKAVPGSSSVEPEGENAKSRILSQNPNRTEPEELDPFNVREAYSFPEDESLFEVDFLSHAQTAPSVIAVQAPESRPQSCRSFPQVAEFPADWSLKTRLLFTSQLPFTWAEHLKEQEEAQGLRQHCRAAVSTLPHSIPEPQSSLELHCAFQWSLVYWQQPSLPWLQLFPRIGMERRLAGKCAPCAQDEVLQQLLMSEWSVSFTSLHNLLRTRLCPYFYLSTYQFTVLLRATGLAGSEGITALISPTTRGLREAKKMEVLVKGTNSFTLLNFLINCKSVVAAAGAQAGLPPTLLAPAAFRGATMQTLKARSSNVKMQMQTGYRDQFSLEIRGLVMPHSLHNLTLLLKXAQQGAFSIGLYTQQQLVEPAMLGKSALRQLDMYTWKS; encoded by the exons ATGGGGACGCACGCCAATCCTTCAGACACGGAGGATGAAGGGCGCCTCACGTCAGCAG AATCCCGGGCCGGTGGGGTGAAGCGCAGGAACCCCTTCGCAAACATAGATAACACGTACACCAGCCCCAGAAAGAAGACCACCTCGGAGTGCGTCAGCAAGGCCGTGCCCGGGAGTAGCAGCGTGGAGCCGGAGGGTGAGAACGCCAAGTCGCGGATTCTCAGCCAGAATCCAAACCGAACGGAACCGGAGGAGCTGGACCCGTTCAAC gtcagggaagccTACTCTTTCCCAGAGGACGAGTCCCTCTTCGAAGTGGATTTTCTCTCCCACGCACAAACTGCTCCTTCCGTTATCGCT GTGCA AGCCCCCGAGTCACGACCCCAGTCCTGCAGGAGCTTCCCTCAGGTTGCAGAGTTCCCGGCTGATTGGAGTCTGAAGACACGCCTGCTGTTCACCTCTCAGCTGCCCTTCACCTGGGCAGAGCACCTGAAGGAGCAGGAGGAGGCTCAGGGGCTGAGGCAGCACTGCAGGGCAGCCGTCAGCACCCTGCCACACAGCATACCG GAGCCTCAGAGCAGCTTGGAGCTTCACTGTGCCTTCCAGTGGAGCTTGGTGTACTGGCAGCAGCCCTCCCTGCCCTGGCTGCAGCTCTTCCCTCGCATCGGCATGGAGCGCAGGCTGGCCGGAAAGTGCGCCCCCTGTGCTCAGGACGAGGTGCTGCAGCAGCTGCTCATGAGCGAGTG GTCTGTGAGCTTCACCTCCCTGCACAACCTCCTGCGGACTCGACTCTGCCCCTATTTCTACCTGAGCACCTACCAGTTCACTGTGCTGTTAAGAGCGACGGGGCTGGCAGGGAGTGAGGGCATCACTGCCCTCATCTCCCCCACAACCCGGGGTCTCCGAGAAGCCAAGAAGATGGAGG TGCTGGTGAAAGGGACCAACTCCTTCACTCTGCTCAACTTCCTCATCAACTGTAAGAGCGTGGTGGCAGCGGCCGGAGCACAGGCAGGGCTGCCCCCCACCCTGCTGGCTCCTGCTGCCTTCAGAGGAGCCACCATGCAGACCCTCAAG GCACGCAGTTCTAATGTGAAGATGCAGATGCAGACTGGCTACAGGGACCAGTTCAGTTTGGAGATCAGAGGCCTGGTCATGCCTCACTCCCTGCACAATCTGACACTGCTGCTGAAATAAGCCCAGCAAGGAGCCTTCTCCATAGGGCTCTACACTCAGCAGCAGCTGGTAGAGCCAGCCATGCTGGGGAAGTCTGCTCTGAGACAGCTTGACATGTACACCTGGAAATCCTGa